In Pseudomonadota bacterium, one genomic interval encodes:
- a CDS encoding HD domain-containing protein: MQSKEILKFFLEMGQLSRVKREGWRLLGIEDPESIADHSLRAAQIGWVLAKLEGYSNPNEVAAMLIFHDIGECRVGDIHKLANRYITVDEARAVTEQVSRLDAAGDEILALWNQVEEHTTTAGIIAKDADLVELAVRAHEYMERGFKDASEWYEVARQRVQTNSAKQLLDQLPNVPSTSWWHGLKKLD; encoded by the coding sequence ATGCAATCCAAAGAGATCCTTAAGTTTTTTTTAGAAATGGGGCAGCTTTCGCGTGTCAAGCGTGAGGGCTGGCGTTTACTGGGCATTGAGGACCCGGAGAGTATAGCGGATCACTCCCTACGCGCCGCACAGATCGGCTGGGTTCTAGCCAAGCTTGAGGGGTATAGTAACCCCAACGAGGTGGCCGCCATGCTGATCTTTCACGATATCGGCGAGTGCCGGGTTGGCGATATTCATAAACTAGCGAATCGCTATATAACGGTCGATGAGGCGCGCGCCGTCACGGAGCAGGTCTCGCGCCTTGACGCTGCTGGGGACGAGATCCTAGCACTCTGGAATCAGGTAGAGGAACACACCACCACAGCCGGCATTATAGCAAAGGATGCCGATCTGGTTGAACTTGCTGTACGTGCTCATGAGTACATGGAGCGCGGCTTTAAGGACGCCTCTGAGTGGTATGAGGTCGCTCGTCAACGGGTGCAAACAAACTCGGCCAAGCAGTTACTCGATCAGCTGCCTAATGTACCTAGCACAAGCTGGTGGCACGGTCTAAAGAAGCTAGACTGA